One Chryseobacterium wanjuense genomic region harbors:
- a CDS encoding aminotransferase class IV — protein MENQYFTSDELQVSNRAFLLGDAVKVSFFVRDAKLIIDEECYFFLMASMRKMRLNIPLTYTLEFFQSLFQKDVIDGRGIKNGIINFQVFRNSDGITLSKSSVSYFYEVEIMEDVLKVNERLLELDLIKEINVNNNLLSNIRVHSPENIYGTIYAQENDLDDVILLNPNKRIARATSGNLLFLENSVIKVPKQTEGAYISPLMENFVTFLHKNNLADIQEHEIIAFESQKAEEILLISDEKGIFSVGKIRNKTFGNDRFLELVESWKESF, from the coding sequence TTGGAAAATCAATATTTTACATCAGACGAATTACAGGTAAGCAACAGAGCATTTCTGTTGGGCGACGCAGTGAAGGTGTCTTTCTTTGTGAGAGATGCAAAATTGATCATAGACGAAGAATGCTACTTTTTCCTGATGGCATCCATGAGAAAAATGAGACTGAATATTCCTTTAACGTACACTCTTGAGTTTTTCCAGTCACTTTTCCAGAAGGATGTTATTGACGGAAGGGGAATTAAAAACGGAATTATCAATTTTCAGGTTTTCAGGAATTCGGACGGAATTACCTTGTCAAAATCTTCGGTTTCTTACTTTTATGAAGTAGAAATAATGGAAGATGTGCTAAAGGTGAATGAAAGACTTTTAGAATTGGACTTAATCAAGGAAATTAACGTTAATAATAACCTTTTAAGCAATATCCGAGTCCACAGTCCGGAAAATATTTATGGGACAATTTATGCCCAGGAAAATGACCTTGATGACGTTATTTTATTAAATCCCAATAAAAGAATTGCTCGCGCAACTTCAGGAAATCTATTGTTTTTGGAAAACAGCGTGATCAAAGTTCCGAAACAGACGGAAGGAGCTTACATTTCTCCCTTAATGGAAAATTTTGTAACTTTTTTACATAAAAATAACCTTGCAGATATCCAGGAACACGAGATTATTGCATTCGAATCCCAGAAAGCTGAAGAGATTTTACTCATCTCGGATGAGAAAGGCATATTTTCTGTAGGAAAGATTAGGAATAAAACTTTCGGCAACGACCGATTTTTAGAATTGGTAGAAAGTTGGAAAGAAAGTTTTTAA
- the panD gene encoding aspartate 1-decarboxylase, with product MLIEVFKSKIHRVRVTASDLNYIGSITIDEDLIEAAGLVVGERVYIVNVNNGERFDTYVIKGKRKSGEVCLNGPAARKVQKDDIIIIIAYAQMTPEEAKTFQPKIVFPDEKTNLLT from the coding sequence ATGTTAATAGAAGTTTTTAAGTCTAAGATTCACAGGGTAAGAGTTACGGCTTCAGACCTTAATTATATTGGGAGTATTACGATCGATGAAGATCTTATTGAAGCTGCCGGATTGGTAGTCGGAGAAAGGGTTTATATCGTAAATGTGAATAACGGGGAGCGTTTCGATACCTACGTTATCAAAGGAAAAAGGAAATCAGGAGAAGTTTGTCTGAATGGTCCTGCAGCAAGAAAAGTACAGAAAGACGATATCATCATCATCATCGCTTATGCACAGATGACGCCTGAAGAAGCAAAAACTTTCCAGCCGAAGATCGTTTTCCCGGACGAAAAAACAAATCTTTTGACATAA
- a CDS encoding HU family DNA-binding protein encodes MNKSELIDAIAKDAGITKVAAKAALESFIGNVTSTLKKKDGKVSLVGFGTFSVAERAARQGINPATKKPIKIAAKKVAKFKAGADLSNAVSGAKKK; translated from the coding sequence ATGAACAAGTCTGAATTAATCGACGCAATCGCAAAAGATGCAGGAATCACTAAAGTTGCAGCTAAAGCTGCTTTAGAATCTTTCATTGGTAACGTAACTTCTACATTAAAGAAAAAAGACGGAAAAGTTTCTTTAGTAGGTTTCGGAACTTTCTCAGTAGCTGAGAGAGCAGCTAGACAAGGTATCAACCCTGCAACTAAAAAACCAATCAAAATTGCTGCTAAAAAAGTTGCTAAATTCAAAGCTGGAGCTGATCTATCAAACGCAGTTTCTGGAGCTAAGAAAAAATAA
- a CDS encoding YqgE/AlgH family protein, translated as MNYSYKGKILISTPDISGDIFSRSVVLIIEHNEHGAFGLILNKKNSQMSSKFKDFFDFKIEVYDGGPVENDKVFFIAKGKKVTEVYTEITDEFYLTEDIENIISAVLNKEISIEDVKIFSGYSGWSPLQLDGEIQRKMWTVVEVYNLDYTLPNDQTLWKSIMQNLGGEFLLWANSPEDISLN; from the coding sequence ATGAATTACTCATACAAAGGTAAAATATTAATTTCCACACCAGACATTTCCGGCGATATTTTTTCGAGATCGGTAGTGCTGATTATTGAGCACAACGAGCATGGTGCTTTTGGATTGATATTGAATAAAAAGAACAGCCAGATGAGTAGTAAATTCAAAGATTTTTTCGATTTTAAAATAGAGGTTTACGACGGCGGACCTGTGGAAAATGATAAAGTTTTCTTTATTGCAAAAGGCAAAAAGGTAACGGAAGTTTACACTGAAATTACCGACGAATTTTATCTCACGGAAGACATCGAAAATATCATCAGTGCGGTTTTAAATAAAGAAATCAGCATTGAAGATGTGAAAATTTTCTCAGGATATTCCGGATGGTCGCCTTTGCAGCTCGATGGTGAGATCCAGAGAAAAATGTGGACTGTAGTAGAGGTTTATAACCTCGATTACACTCTTCCCAACGATCAAACACTCTGGAAGTCGATCATGCAAAATCTTGGAGGAGAATTTCTGCTGTGGGCAAATTCACCTGAAGATATCTCTTTAAACTGA
- a CDS encoding OstA-like protein yields MRLIFVLLVFISTLTFAQDQPKPLQKDPYFTPSATPQKNAPPAEKVKHRHSDELRKDEKYDGNPYFKGNVEFEHQGSVLTADEVIVYEGQNFVKAIGNVKLQNTDGSVITAEEMEYDGNTQKGIARRNVVLTDPKQTIRTDIMYYDRLSNQAYFNTGGTITDGQSTMYTKSATYFLDTKLIDFTGKVKIDSKDYIIEGDNIKQNQNTKVAEFFGPTTITNRANPKNRVYTERGTYKMNTKEAYLNKNSKIFYNDKILTGDDMYYNQLTGFGKATGNVMLDDPKERRWIKGGYGEIFEKKDSAMITKNPYAVKALEKDSMYFAAEKIISFQRPDSADIKVKKSFLRAFRKARMYKSNAQGRADSIAFNETDGIMHMFREPILWSDGKQVTGDKVEAYFDTQKESIDSLKVIGNAFAISKVDSLNMKDEFNQVKGKLMTVYYGEDNNIKEAKVIGNAQAISYSDDVNGQTKEKERIGISLTSCGIIDAIFEERALYVVECNIGATSDTYPMSKIEPARRKFPDFNWNTKDRIMKWQDILVDTPNYPEIKYESDNTLYDKAQEAVEKEKAKEEAKKPKRVRR; encoded by the coding sequence ATGAGGCTGATTTTTGTTTTATTAGTTTTTATTTCAACACTTACCTTTGCTCAGGATCAGCCGAAACCTTTGCAAAAGGATCCGTATTTTACACCGTCGGCGACTCCGCAAAAGAATGCTCCCCCTGCTGAGAAAGTGAAGCACAGGCATTCTGATGAGCTCCGAAAAGATGAAAAGTATGACGGAAACCCTTATTTTAAAGGAAACGTAGAGTTTGAGCATCAGGGTTCGGTACTTACGGCAGATGAAGTGATCGTTTACGAAGGTCAAAACTTTGTAAAAGCCATTGGTAATGTTAAGCTTCAAAATACAGACGGTTCCGTGATTACAGCGGAAGAAATGGAGTATGACGGCAATACTCAAAAAGGAATTGCAAGAAGAAATGTCGTGCTTACTGATCCTAAACAGACGATCAGAACTGATATAATGTATTATGACAGGCTTTCAAATCAGGCTTATTTCAATACAGGCGGAACGATTACAGACGGACAAAGTACCATGTATACAAAATCCGCAACCTATTTTCTGGATACCAAACTGATCGATTTCACCGGAAAAGTAAAAATTGACAGCAAGGATTATATCATCGAAGGCGATAATATCAAGCAAAATCAAAATACAAAAGTTGCCGAATTTTTCGGACCGACAACGATTACTAACCGCGCCAATCCCAAAAACAGGGTATACACGGAAAGAGGTACCTATAAAATGAATACCAAAGAAGCTTATCTTAATAAAAATTCCAAGATTTTTTATAATGATAAAATTCTTACCGGTGACGATATGTACTACAACCAGCTGACAGGTTTTGGAAAAGCAACCGGAAATGTAATGCTTGACGATCCTAAGGAAAGAAGATGGATAAAAGGAGGCTACGGAGAAATTTTTGAAAAGAAAGATTCTGCGATGATAACTAAAAATCCATACGCGGTAAAAGCGCTGGAGAAAGATTCCATGTACTTTGCGGCGGAGAAAATTATTTCTTTCCAGAGACCGGATTCAGCTGATATCAAAGTCAAAAAAAGTTTCCTTCGGGCTTTCAGAAAAGCAAGAATGTATAAATCCAACGCTCAGGGAAGAGCCGATTCTATTGCTTTCAACGAAACGGATGGAATCATGCATATGTTCAGGGAGCCGATTCTCTGGAGCGACGGAAAACAGGTGACCGGAGATAAGGTGGAAGCTTATTTTGATACCCAAAAAGAAAGCATAGACTCTCTGAAAGTGATCGGAAATGCCTTTGCCATCAGTAAAGTGGATTCTCTGAATATGAAGGATGAATTCAACCAGGTTAAAGGAAAGCTGATGACGGTTTATTATGGGGAAGACAATAATATTAAAGAAGCCAAGGTCATCGGGAACGCACAAGCCATCAGCTATTCTGATGATGTAAATGGGCAGACCAAAGAAAAAGAAAGAATAGGGATTTCTCTTACCTCATGCGGAATTATTGATGCGATTTTCGAAGAAAGAGCATTATATGTTGTAGAATGCAATATCGGCGCTACTTCCGACACGTATCCTATGAGTAAAATAGAACCTGCAAGGAGGAAGTTTCCGGATTTCAACTGGAATACCAAAGACCGCATTATGAAATGGCAGGATATCCTTGTGGATACTCCAAATTATCCTGAAATAAAATACGAATCCGATAATACTTTATACGATAAAGCTCAGGAAGCTGTTGAGAAGGAGAAAGCGAAAGAGGAAGCGAAAAAGCCAAAACGTGTAAGACGATAA
- a CDS encoding aspartate aminotransferase family protein, translating to MQKDFFIYQAQTTKFAAGFEVDKAEGSYIYGKDGKKYLDFVAGVSANTLGHSHPKIVNAIKEQAEKYLHVMVYGEYAQEKPVALCKLLAEATPDPLEITYLVNSGAEAIDGSLKLAKRYTGREEIVSFKNSYHGNTHGALSVSGNETHKREFRPLLPMVSFIEFNNEKDFDKITEKTACVILETIQGAAGFLVPNEDYLIKLKRRCEEVGALLILDEIQPGFGRTGKLFSFEHYGIVPDILVMGKGMGGGVPVGAFMSSKKIMETLAHSPKLGHITTFGGNPLIAASSYATLKEVLESGLMNEVDEKEKLYRELLVHPKIKNINGKGLMLAVNLGSPEYTLDVAKRCMEKGLIVFWQLYRNEYLRISPPLTISKDEIREGCQIILDVLNEN from the coding sequence ATGCAAAAAGATTTTTTTATCTACCAGGCACAGACTACGAAGTTTGCTGCGGGTTTTGAAGTTGACAAAGCAGAAGGAAGTTATATCTACGGAAAAGACGGAAAAAAATACCTGGATTTTGTAGCCGGAGTTTCTGCCAATACCTTGGGACACTCCCATCCAAAAATAGTAAACGCGATAAAAGAACAGGCGGAAAAATATCTTCATGTAATGGTTTATGGCGAATATGCTCAGGAAAAACCGGTGGCTTTATGTAAATTATTAGCCGAAGCTACTCCCGATCCTTTAGAAATTACTTATCTGGTAAACAGCGGGGCAGAGGCGATAGACGGAAGTCTGAAACTGGCCAAAAGATACACGGGAAGGGAAGAAATTGTTTCATTCAAAAATTCTTATCATGGGAATACACACGGAGCTCTAAGTGTTTCAGGAAATGAGACGCACAAAAGGGAATTCCGTCCGTTGTTGCCCATGGTTTCTTTTATTGAGTTTAATAATGAAAAAGATTTCGACAAAATCACAGAAAAAACGGCTTGTGTTATTCTTGAAACCATTCAGGGAGCGGCTGGTTTTTTGGTTCCGAATGAGGATTATTTAATTAAATTAAAAAGAAGATGTGAAGAAGTCGGGGCATTATTAATTCTTGACGAAATTCAACCCGGATTCGGAAGAACAGGAAAATTATTCTCTTTTGAGCATTACGGGATTGTTCCTGATATTTTGGTGATGGGCAAAGGAATGGGCGGCGGTGTTCCTGTGGGCGCTTTTATGAGCTCAAAGAAAATTATGGAAACGTTGGCACATTCTCCGAAATTGGGTCATATCACCACTTTTGGCGGAAATCCTTTGATTGCAGCTTCGAGTTATGCCACATTAAAAGAAGTGCTCGAAAGCGGCTTAATGAATGAGGTTGACGAAAAAGAAAAATTATACAGAGAGCTTCTGGTTCATCCGAAAATTAAAAATATTAATGGAAAAGGTTTAATGCTGGCCGTAAATCTTGGCTCACCGGAATATACTTTAGACGTTGCAAAAAGATGCATGGAAAAAGGCCTGATCGTCTTCTGGCAATTATACAGAAATGAATATCTGAGAATCTCCCCGCCACTGACAATCTCTAAGGATGAAATCCGTGAAGGATGCCAGATTATTCTTGATGTTTTAAACGAAAATTAA
- a CDS encoding Fur family transcriptional regulator encodes MDTVQKEKNIALIKDVLRNYLLEKGFRNTPERYTILEEIYNMDHHFNVDDLYLLMMQKKYHVSKATIYNTIEIFLDAGLIRKHQFGEKTLTSSSYEKSYFDKQHDHLVIYKKDSDKEIEEIIEFCDPRIQGIKEAIEEAFGVKIDSHSLYFYGTKND; translated from the coding sequence ATGGATACTGTACAAAAAGAAAAAAATATTGCGTTAATTAAAGATGTTTTAAGAAACTACCTATTGGAAAAGGGTTTCAGAAACACTCCTGAACGATATACGATATTAGAAGAAATTTATAATATGGATCATCACTTCAATGTTGATGATCTGTATCTGCTTATGATGCAGAAGAAATACCACGTTTCCAAAGCGACAATTTACAATACTATTGAGATTTTCCTTGATGCAGGATTGATCCGTAAGCATCAGTTCGGGGAAAAAACTCTTACCTCTTCATCTTACGAAAAATCTTATTTTGACAAGCAGCATGACCATTTGGTGATTTACAAAAAAGATTCGGATAAGGAGATTGAAGAAATTATTGAGTTTTGCGACCCAAGAATTCAAGGGATCAAAGAAGCAATTGAAGAAGCATTTGGCGTAAAAATTGATTCTCATTCGCTGTATTTTTATGGCACCAAGAATGATTAA
- a CDS encoding N-acetylmuramoyl-L-alanine amidase family protein: MKGTKLFALSIFSIAFLSFTPVDKKLIIIDAGHGGNDMGANRNGIYEKNIVLNIGKEIQKFNQVQDKYEVILTRDNDTYSQLAERTDLINKLNPEMVISLHVNNSAKPESEQQGQEIYTQNTESSKKLAEKISKKFDVQKIEEKNLHILRESKAPTVLVELGFINNTKEREYMTSENGQKEIAQKFLEVFNEY, encoded by the coding sequence ATGAAAGGTACAAAACTTTTTGCTTTATCTATCTTTTCTATAGCATTTTTATCCTTTACTCCAGTAGATAAAAAACTTATTATCATAGATGCCGGACATGGCGGAAATGATATGGGAGCCAATCGAAACGGTATTTATGAAAAAAATATTGTCTTAAATATCGGAAAGGAGATCCAGAAATTCAATCAGGTTCAGGATAAATACGAAGTGATACTAACCCGTGATAATGACACTTACAGTCAATTGGCGGAAAGAACAGATCTTATCAATAAGCTGAATCCTGAAATGGTAATTTCCCTTCATGTGAACAACAGCGCAAAGCCTGAATCTGAGCAGCAGGGGCAGGAAATTTACACTCAAAATACTGAAAGCTCAAAGAAGCTGGCAGAAAAAATCTCAAAGAAGTTTGACGTACAAAAAATTGAAGAAAAAAATCTTCATATTTTAAGAGAATCGAAAGCACCTACCGTTCTTGTAGAGCTGGGATTCATCAATAATACCAAAGAAAGAGAATATATGACCAGTGAAAACGGTCAAAAAGAAATCGCACAAAAATTCCTAGAAGTTTTTAACGAATATTAA
- a CDS encoding START-like domain-containing protein: MAKHKVHYEFPMHCLSEILYEYLATAEGLSEWFADDVTEKGDDFFFSWGGGPAEKATLIRYKPEGFVRFRWEEDEGTKNFFEMTITIDDITEDLALNITDFCEEGDENENAMYWENLIENLRIKLGAA; this comes from the coding sequence ATGGCGAAACATAAAGTCCATTACGAATTTCCAATGCATTGTTTATCAGAGATTTTATATGAATATCTGGCGACTGCGGAGGGGTTGTCTGAATGGTTTGCGGATGATGTGACAGAGAAAGGTGATGATTTCTTCTTTAGCTGGGGTGGAGGTCCTGCTGAGAAGGCAACTTTAATTAGATATAAGCCTGAAGGTTTCGTGCGTTTCAGATGGGAAGAGGATGAAGGAACCAAAAATTTCTTTGAAATGACCATTACAATCGATGATATTACTGAAGACTTAGCTTTAAATATTACAGATTTCTGTGAAGAAGGTGATGAGAATGAAAATGCAATGTATTGGGAAAACCTTATCGAAAACCTTAGAATAAAATTAGGTGCCGCTTAA
- the pdxH gene encoding pyridoxamine 5'-phosphate oxidase: MENLHDKRKVYEKSQLIESEIKQNPIEQFRNWFLEASENPAISEANAMAISTMENDGCPRTRMVLLKAYTYEGFIFYTNYESRKGKAIEKNHKACLHFFWPNLERQIIIKADVERIAENLSDGYFHSRPKGSQLGAAVSPQSQVIPNREFLEVKLKDLEKEYENSEVPRPENWGGYIAKPYEIEFWQGRPNRLHDRIIYELVDGLDWKISRLAP; this comes from the coding sequence ATGGAAAACCTGCACGACAAAAGAAAAGTGTACGAGAAATCCCAACTTATTGAAAGTGAGATAAAACAAAATCCGATCGAGCAATTCCGGAATTGGTTTCTGGAAGCGAGCGAAAATCCTGCCATTTCGGAAGCCAATGCTATGGCGATTTCTACCATGGAAAATGATGGCTGCCCGCGTACAAGAATGGTTTTACTTAAAGCATATACCTACGAGGGTTTTATTTTTTACACCAATTATGAGAGTAGAAAAGGAAAAGCGATCGAAAAAAATCATAAAGCATGTCTCCATTTTTTCTGGCCAAACCTGGAAAGACAGATTATTATTAAAGCTGATGTAGAGCGTATTGCTGAGAATTTAAGTGACGGATATTTTCATTCAAGACCGAAAGGAAGCCAGCTTGGAGCGGCAGTTTCACCACAGAGTCAGGTCATTCCGAATCGTGAATTTTTGGAAGTAAAACTGAAAGATTTAGAAAAAGAATACGAAAATTCTGAAGTACCAAGACCTGAAAATTGGGGCGGATATATCGCAAAACCTTATGAAATAGAATTCTGGCAGGGAAGACCGAATCGACTGCACGACCGGATTATTTATGAATTGGTTGATGGGTTGGATTGGAAAATTTCCCGATTGGCTCCTTAG
- a CDS encoding lysylphosphatidylglycerol synthase transmembrane domain-containing protein yields MEKKSKSPLKSILTIVISLAFAGFFLWFALKGLDFKVIQKSLSKANYWWVLFAACFGISAYWFRAIRWNLMLEPMGHNISNANSLWSISFGYLMNLTIPRSGEVARATALYGVEKVPVDQSFGTIILERVVDLVCMIAFLGLTLIFKYEAILSFYENSGINFNPNKVLIGLSILIVGVILFFVLRKRLANIPLLGKIINFIDGIFQGLTSIFKLKQKGKFILYTLGIWMSYYFAAYLVCFALPETSNFTFADGFLIIVVGTLGMMIPASGGIGAFNLAMKYGFMALFISMGKSAEQGGEIGLTYSFISLPMQIVIMLVMGLISIPMLAKARNNIVAEKEIY; encoded by the coding sequence ATGGAGAAAAAATCAAAAAGTCCTTTAAAATCAATACTTACAATAGTAATTTCGCTTGCTTTTGCAGGCTTTTTTTTATGGTTTGCCCTGAAAGGATTAGATTTTAAGGTGATCCAAAAATCATTATCCAAGGCAAATTACTGGTGGGTTTTGTTTGCAGCCTGTTTCGGGATTTCTGCCTATTGGTTCAGGGCGATCCGTTGGAATCTGATGCTGGAACCGATGGGACACAACATTTCCAATGCCAATTCGCTTTGGTCGATATCTTTTGGATATTTAATGAACCTTACCATTCCGAGAAGTGGTGAAGTAGCGAGGGCAACAGCTTTGTATGGAGTAGAAAAAGTACCTGTTGATCAGTCTTTCGGGACGATTATTCTTGAAAGGGTGGTGGATTTGGTTTGTATGATTGCTTTCTTAGGACTTACTTTAATATTTAAATATGAAGCGATTCTTTCTTTTTACGAAAATTCAGGAATTAATTTTAATCCGAATAAAGTGTTAATTGGCTTATCTATATTAATTGTCGGAGTCATTTTATTCTTTGTATTAAGAAAAAGATTAGCTAATATTCCATTACTGGGAAAAATTATCAATTTTATTGATGGTATTTTTCAGGGATTAACATCCATTTTTAAATTAAAACAAAAAGGAAAATTCATCCTTTACACATTAGGAATCTGGATGTCATATTATTTTGCAGCTTATCTCGTATGTTTTGCATTGCCTGAAACTTCAAACTTTACTTTTGCAGACGGGTTTTTAATCATTGTCGTAGGAACATTGGGAATGATGATTCCTGCAAGCGGCGGGATCGGAGCATTCAACCTAGCGATGAAGTATGGCTTTATGGCCTTATTTATTTCTATGGGAAAAAGTGCCGAACAGGGCGGTGAAATAGGATTAACCTATTCTTTTATTTCATTACCGATGCAGATTGTGATCATGCTGGTGATGGGCTTAATTTCTATTCCGATGCTGGCGAAAGCAAGAAATAATATCGTAGCAGAAAAAGAAATTTATTAA